A single window of Nicotiana tomentosiformis chromosome 1, ASM39032v3, whole genome shotgun sequence DNA harbors:
- the LOC104097332 gene encoding uncharacterized protein: MAQAFARHFQYNIDIVPDRLSLTKVEKKPRESFREYRFIWREEAARVNPLMEEDEMVEYFLQALEPTYFGHLISSIGKPFNDVVKMGEIVEEGLKSSKIMCYSAIKATTQAIQSGTGSLLGKKKKDDIAMVISGSWRGPRGSPHQYTQPRPQPQSYTQAPYNPPQHYFPPQDPQYSVRPPQYHVHTAQSYAQPPPYPQWRALAPQNTYPPLQPYRNPTSPNFRPRPEYRRERQQRKETFTPLGESYASLFQRLKQLDVLRPIEAKIPNPPPKNLDYSLRYAYCSDALGHDTEKCWHLKRAIQELIDTNQIVVQSPDAPNINQNPSPAHVETHMIEIVHKDGELRNFSMSVMMIRASESNLVKAPNSTKAIPLTVEGVIEKLSSLNLKPPVLVMKGPSKDIGASQEKPKVVAPGIPSKPVIVVEGARITRVIIKSVTQLPMVDTKAVPWNYKQVIVTYKGKEVKEEVNKTGGLTRSWRCFTPEELRKANPLKDSQIPVKKPVTEEEAEEFLKEMKVQDYSIMEQLRKTPAQISLLSLLIHSDEYRRALMKILNEAHVPDKITMNHLEKIANKIFEANRITFSDDELPMEGTEHNRALYLTVKCEDSVVSRVLVDNGSSANICPMSTLQKLKIGTERIHMNSVCVRGFDGGGKNSVGDIMLKLTIGPVEFTMEFQVLDVSVSYNLLLGRPWIYAAKAIPSSLHQMVKLEWDRQDIVVHGDEDISAYNDPSVPFIEAEDDKGPWV, encoded by the coding sequence ATGGCTCAGGCCTTTGCCCGGCACTTTCAATACAATATAGATATTGTCCCGGATCGCCTATCCCTGACAAAGGTAGAAAAGAAGCCCCgtgaaagctttagggaatacAGGTTCATATGGAGAGAGGAAGCTGCACGGGTCAATCCTCTGATGGAAGAAGACGAGATGGTtgagtactttcttcaagccctGGAGCCTACCtactttggccatttgatctcatccataGGTAAACCCTTTaacgatgtggtaaagatgggagaaatagtggaagagggactcaagtcaagcaagatcatgTGCTACTCCGCCATAAAAGCAACCACACAGGCAATTCAAAGTGGTACAGGAAGCTtgttaggcaaaaagaagaaggatgataTCGCTATGGTTATCTCTGGATCATGGCGTGGCCCAAGGGGTTCACCTCACCAGTACACTCAGCCTCGACCCCAACCCCAATcctacacccaagctccatataatccaccCCAACATTATTTCCCACCACAAGACCCTCAATACTCAGTTAGACcaccccaataccatgttcacACTGCACAGTCATATGCTCAACCCCCTCCTTACCCACAATGGCGTGCTCTAGCTCCACAAAATACTTATCCACCCCTACAACCCTACCGAAACCCTACAAGTCCAAACTTTCGACCAAGGCCGGAGTATAGGAGAGAAAGGCAACAAcggaaagaaaccttcacccctctGGGTGAGTCCTATGCTAGTTTGTTTCAAAGGTTGAAGCAATTAGACGTCTTGAGGCCGATTGAGGCGAAGATACCAAATCCCCCTCCAAAGAACCTCGATTATTCTCTGAGGTACGCATATTGTTCTGATGCTCTAGGGCACGATACAGAGAAGTGTTGGCATTTGAAGAGGGCAatccaagagcttattgatacaaatcaaattgtaGTCCAGAGCCCAGATGCGCcgaacatcaaccaaaatccttcGCCAGCCCATGTAGAGACGCATATGATTGAAATAGTTCATAAGGATGGGGAGCTCAGGAATTTTTCCATGTCCGTCATGATGATTCGTGCTAGTGAAAGTAATTTGGTTAAGGCTCCAAACTCTACCAAAGCAATTCCCTTGACAGTTGAAGGGGTGATAGAGAAACTGAGCTCGCTCAATTTGAAGCCACCGGTGTTGGTTATGAAAGGGCCTTCGAAGGATATTGGGGCAAGTCAGGAAAAGCCAAAAGTGGTAGCGCCCGGGATCCCGAGCAAGCCTGTCATAGTCGTGGAAGGGGCCCGTATTACCCGTGTTATTATTAAGTCAGTAACCCAGTTGCCAATGGTTGATACAAAGGCTGTCCCGTGGAATTACAAACAGGTGATAGTGACATATAAAGGGAAAGAAGTAAAGGAAGAAGTCAACAAAACCGGAGGACTGACTCGTTCTTGGAGATGTTTTACCCCAGAGGAGTTGAGGAAAGCCAATCCATTAAAAGATAGCCAAATCCCAGTAAAGAAGCcggtcaccgaagaagaggctgaGGAGTTCCTGAAAGAGATGAAAGTGCAAGACTATTCTATCATGGAGCAgttaaggaaaacaccagctcagatctctcttttgtctttgttGATTCATTCAGATGAATACCGTAGagccctgatgaagattttgaatgagGCCCATGTTCCTGATAAAATCACGATGAACCACTTAgaaaagattgctaacaagatcttcgaagcaaacaggatcactttctcagatgatgaacttcctatggAGGGTACAGAACATAaccgagctctttatctcacGGTGAAGTGCGAGGATTCTGTTGTTTCAAGGGTCTTGGTTGATAACGGCTCTAGTGCAAATATTTGCCCCATGTCCACTCTACAAAAGTTGAAGATTGGCACTGAAAGAATCCACATGAATAGTGTGTGTGTTCGAGGTTTTGACGGAGGCGGTAAAAATTCTGTTGGTGATATAATGCTCAAATTGACAATAGGGCCagttgagttcactatggagttTCAAGTGTTAGATGTGTCTGTCTCCTACAATCTGTTGTTGGGCAGGCCTTGGATATATGCAGCTAAGGCGATCCCGTCTTCTTTGCATCAAATGGTAAAACTCGAATGGGACAGGCAGGATATAGTTGTGCATGGTGATGAAGACATATCTGCTTATAATGACCCGTCTGTTCCATTTATTGAAGCCgaagatgataaagggccttgggtTTAG